The proteins below are encoded in one region of Polynucleobacter sp. AP-Nino-20-G2:
- the hemF gene encoding oxygen-dependent coproporphyrinogen oxidase: MNIDTLKDYFLGLQERITSAMSALDGKAFAVDAWEKPEDSKLKGYGRTCILDGGNILEKGGVGFSHVRGDQMPPSASHHRPEVAGRSFEAMGVSLVFHPNNPKVPTTHMNVRCFIAQAPDKEPVWWFGGGFDLTPYYGVDEDCRHFHQTAKEALDPFGQDLYPRFKKWCDEYFYLKHREEPRGIGGVFFDDFNSLGFEQSFAMTRAVGDAFINAYLPIVERRYQESFTPQEKAFQEYRRGRYVEYNLIFDRGTIFGLHSGGRTESILMSMPPVVQWWYNWQPTPGTPEAKLYDHYLKPRDWLA; the protein is encoded by the coding sequence ATCAATATTGACACCTTAAAAGATTATTTTTTAGGCTTGCAAGAGCGCATCACTTCTGCGATGAGCGCTTTGGATGGAAAAGCATTTGCAGTTGATGCCTGGGAAAAGCCTGAAGATAGTAAGCTCAAGGGCTATGGTCGCACCTGCATTTTGGACGGCGGAAATATTCTAGAAAAAGGTGGTGTCGGCTTCTCGCACGTACGGGGTGATCAAATGCCCCCTTCTGCTTCTCACCATCGTCCAGAAGTGGCTGGGCGTAGCTTTGAAGCGATGGGCGTATCCCTAGTCTTTCACCCCAACAATCCCAAAGTACCCACTACCCACATGAATGTGCGCTGCTTTATCGCGCAAGCTCCGGATAAAGAACCGGTATGGTGGTTTGGAGGTGGCTTTGACCTCACCCCGTATTACGGCGTAGATGAAGATTGCAGGCACTTTCATCAAACCGCTAAAGAGGCTTTAGATCCATTTGGGCAAGATCTCTATCCCCGCTTTAAAAAATGGTGTGATGAATATTTTTATCTGAAACACCGAGAAGAGCCTCGCGGTATTGGTGGCGTCTTTTTTGATGACTTTAATAGCCTAGGCTTTGAACAAAGCTTTGCAATGACTCGCGCGGTTGGCGATGCCTTTATCAATGCTTATTTACCGATTGTGGAGCGCCGCTACCAAGAAAGCTTTACCCCCCAAGAAAAAGCTTTCCAAGAATACCGTCGCGGTCGTTATGTCGAATACAACCTGATATTTGATCGGGGCACTATTTTTGGACTGCATTCTGGTGGGCGCACTGAATCGATTTTGATGTCGATGCCACCCGTAGTGCAGTGGTGGTACAACTGGCAACCGACACCCGGAACGCCAGAAGCCAAACTCTACGATCACTACCTCAAGCCACGCGACTGGTTGGCCTAA
- a CDS encoding AlpA family transcriptional regulator: MVSKVTSPKPGTLPHDGMSRWSQIKSFVPISREKFRQMVRDGQAPQPVKLGIRCTMWRNAELHEFLNDPASYEVAK, encoded by the coding sequence ATGGTTAGCAAAGTAACATCACCGAAACCAGGGACCTTGCCACACGATGGCATGAGTCGCTGGAGTCAGATCAAATCATTCGTGCCAATTAGCCGCGAGAAGTTCCGTCAGATGGTTCGTGATGGACAAGCGCCACAACCAGTAAAACTTGGGATTCGATGCACCATGTGGCGCAATGCGGAATTGCATGAATTTCTAAATGATCCAGCTAGTTATGAGGTGGCGAAATGA
- the purD gene encoding phosphoribosylamine--glycine ligase, whose translation MKILLVGSGGREHALAWKLAQSPQVQTVYVAPGNGGTATAKQTAAGIQNMPISDLQELADFAKREKIHLTVVGPEAPLAAGIVDIFRANGLRIFGPTQLAAQLESSKDFSKAFMKRHGIPTADYQTFSSALEAHAYIDAKGAPIVIKADGLAAGKGVVVAMSLEEAHAAVDMMLADNKLGNAGARVVIEEFLTGEEASFIVLVDGKNVLALATSQDHKRLLDADQGPNTGGMGAYSPAPVVTPEIHARALREVILPTVKGMEADGIPYTGFLYAGLMISPDGKIKTLEFNCRMGDPETQPIMARLRSDLVKALDHAVDGTLNEVELEWDRRTALGVVLAAHNYPDTPRNGDVITGIPADTEDQLTFHAGTKLQDGKLVTSGGRVMCVVGLADTVRGAQQKAYETISKIQFDGMQYRKDIGYRAVK comes from the coding sequence ATGAAAATTCTTTTAGTCGGATCCGGTGGTCGCGAACATGCACTTGCCTGGAAGTTGGCTCAGTCCCCTCAAGTTCAAACTGTCTACGTTGCTCCCGGCAATGGCGGCACAGCTACAGCCAAGCAAACCGCAGCTGGCATTCAGAATATGCCGATCTCGGATTTACAAGAATTAGCGGACTTTGCGAAACGCGAAAAGATTCACCTCACTGTAGTTGGACCAGAAGCGCCTTTGGCAGCCGGTATTGTTGATATCTTCCGCGCCAATGGTTTACGTATTTTTGGGCCAACTCAACTGGCCGCCCAACTGGAGTCTTCAAAAGATTTCTCTAAAGCATTTATGAAGCGTCACGGCATCCCCACTGCGGATTACCAAACTTTCTCAAGCGCTTTGGAAGCCCATGCTTATATTGATGCAAAAGGTGCGCCAATTGTGATCAAGGCTGATGGACTTGCTGCCGGAAAAGGTGTGGTGGTAGCAATGAGCCTCGAGGAAGCACATGCAGCAGTAGATATGATGCTGGCTGACAACAAACTGGGTAATGCTGGCGCACGCGTAGTCATTGAAGAGTTTCTCACTGGCGAAGAAGCTAGCTTTATCGTTCTCGTCGACGGCAAAAATGTATTGGCCTTAGCAACCAGCCAAGATCACAAGCGCTTGCTCGACGCTGATCAAGGACCCAATACTGGCGGTATGGGCGCTTACTCACCTGCTCCAGTAGTAACGCCAGAAATCCACGCCCGCGCATTGCGCGAAGTCATTCTGCCCACCGTCAAAGGTATGGAGGCTGATGGTATTCCTTACACAGGGTTTCTCTATGCCGGCTTGATGATTTCTCCAGATGGCAAGATCAAGACCCTTGAATTTAATTGCCGCATGGGCGATCCAGAAACGCAACCAATCATGGCACGTTTGCGCAGCGATCTAGTCAAGGCACTTGATCATGCTGTAGATGGCACCTTAAATGAAGTTGAGTTGGAATGGGATCGTCGCACTGCTTTAGGCGTCGTGCTTGCTGCACACAACTACCCAGACACTCCTCGCAACGGCGATGTCATTACCGGCATTCCTGCCGATACTGAAGATCAATTAACGTTTCATGCGGGCACCAAGTTGCAAGATGGTAAGTTGGTGACTTCTGGTGGACGCGTGATGTGTGTTGTTGGCTTGGCAGATACCGTTCGTGGCGCACAGCAAAAAGCCTATGAAACTATCTCCAAGATTCAATTTGATGGCATGCAATATCGCAAAGACATTGGCTATCGTGCAGTGAAGTAA
- a CDS encoding nucleoside triphosphate pyrophosphatase, whose product MYPYIYLASQSPRRQELLRQIGVKFEMLVAQAGEDTESIEEPLPNENARDYVQRVTFAKSAIALQRWQQSGKPWAPILCADTTVSLPGSASGEILGKPSDADDAARILEMLSSKTHEVLTAVVLTVDQNTNPLCLVQVSEVQFAHLSKAQIESYIASDEPFGKAGAYGIQGLGGAFIPSIKGSYSGIMGLPIYEVNQLLEFAKVARI is encoded by the coding sequence ATGTACCCGTATATTTATCTCGCCTCACAAAGCCCCCGTCGCCAAGAGCTACTTCGTCAAATTGGCGTGAAATTTGAGATGTTAGTGGCTCAAGCAGGCGAAGATACCGAAAGCATTGAAGAGCCCCTCCCCAATGAAAATGCACGCGATTATGTGCAGCGGGTTACTTTCGCTAAGAGCGCCATCGCATTACAGCGCTGGCAACAAAGTGGTAAGCCATGGGCGCCTATTCTGTGCGCGGACACAACCGTCAGCCTGCCCGGCAGCGCTAGCGGTGAAATTCTCGGGAAACCCAGCGATGCCGACGATGCAGCGCGCATCCTGGAAATGCTCAGCAGTAAAACGCATGAAGTATTAACAGCGGTAGTGCTCACGGTTGACCAAAATACCAACCCGCTTTGCTTGGTGCAGGTTTCTGAAGTGCAGTTTGCGCATCTTTCTAAAGCGCAAATCGAAAGCTATATCGCCAGTGACGAACCCTTTGGGAAAGCTGGGGCCTATGGCATACAGGGGCTTGGTGGCGCTTTTATACCCTCGATCAAAGGGAGCTATAGCGGTATCATGGGGCTACCCATTTACGAAGTTAATCAACTCCTCGAGTTTGCCAAAGTTGCCCGCATATGA
- the nadD gene encoding nicotinate (nicotinamide) nucleotide adenylyltransferase has product MTSLNLDTPKKIGILGGTFDPPHLGHLKLATHFAKTLHLDALLLVPSGEPWQKGTGITPAETRFQLTEAAGIDLARAFLYLKIPTQIGIDRIEIERAGPSYAIDTAKALKERFGAQANLIWLMGADSLIKLPTWNSWKQLLEYVNFAVASRPQHDISVEMSAEIAQLLAKHQCIDANTLEKSLHGLIYLDNSLSVDLSSTELRNQLKSPSRSSVATEQIPSHALEIIANLGLYS; this is encoded by the coding sequence TTGACCTCTTTGAATTTAGATACTCCAAAAAAAATTGGCATTCTAGGTGGGACTTTTGATCCTCCGCATCTAGGACACCTCAAGCTAGCCACTCACTTTGCAAAGACCTTACATCTTGATGCGCTACTACTCGTCCCGAGTGGCGAGCCATGGCAAAAAGGCACGGGCATCACTCCCGCAGAAACCCGCTTTCAGTTAACCGAGGCTGCCGGCATTGATCTCGCCAGAGCATTTCTGTATTTAAAAATACCCACTCAAATTGGCATTGACCGCATTGAAATCGAGCGCGCTGGACCTAGCTATGCCATCGATACGGCAAAAGCACTAAAAGAACGCTTTGGCGCTCAGGCAAACCTGATTTGGCTCATGGGGGCAGACTCCCTCATCAAACTCCCCACATGGAACTCCTGGAAGCAATTGCTCGAATATGTAAATTTCGCAGTTGCAAGCAGACCTCAGCATGATATCTCGGTCGAAATGAGTGCTGAGATTGCACAATTGCTCGCTAAACATCAATGTATTGATGCAAATACCCTTGAAAAAAGCCTACATGGCCTCATTTACCTAGATAACAGTCTTTCAGTAGACCTTTCCTCAACCGAACTCCGAAATCAGCTTAAAAGCCCCTCACGGAGCTCTGTCGCAACCGAGCAGATCCCTTCTCACGCACTAGAGATCATTGCAAATTTAGGTCTGTACAGCTAA
- a CDS encoding integrase arm-type DNA-binding domain-containing protein, translating into MKLSAAEIKGYKPEEKLKKYSDGYGLNLYCYPNGSKLWRFRYRFGGIQKTLSLGRYPQVSLANARIKCAELRDALGGGVDPSDARREKKRKDKVAIGNSFEAVALKWHETWAVGKEPSHVKRVLSRLRANVFKEIGSKPITSITAPMLVAMVKKIESGENNPLEIAKRSFSTCGQIFRFAVAHGICERNPAADVRISDVVKSKPVVHRKRIDTKDLPKLLRNIDAYDSEFGGDELTKLAMQLMTLTFLRTSELIQAKWDEIDLKNKEWRIPAKRMKMRDPHIVHLTPQAISVFNRLREISGGRELIFPSEKPLKSMSNNTILFALYRMGYRGRMTGHGFRGVASTILHELGYPHEHIELQLAHSERNSVSAAYNFATYLPARARMMQEWADYLDAIKAYVANTKS; encoded by the coding sequence ATGAAGCTGAGTGCCGCCGAGATCAAAGGCTACAAGCCTGAAGAAAAACTCAAGAAATATTCGGATGGGTATGGACTTAATTTGTATTGCTATCCAAACGGATCAAAACTTTGGCGTTTTCGCTATCGATTTGGCGGTATTCAAAAGACACTCTCATTGGGGCGATACCCGCAAGTATCGCTAGCCAATGCTCGAATTAAATGTGCTGAATTGCGTGATGCATTGGGAGGTGGGGTTGACCCGTCAGATGCTAGGCGCGAAAAGAAGCGAAAAGACAAGGTTGCAATTGGAAATAGCTTTGAAGCGGTTGCATTGAAGTGGCATGAAACTTGGGCGGTAGGAAAAGAGCCCAGTCATGTAAAGCGAGTATTAAGCAGGCTAAGGGCGAATGTTTTTAAGGAGATTGGATCTAAGCCCATCACCTCAATTACTGCACCAATGTTAGTGGCGATGGTTAAGAAGATTGAGTCCGGCGAGAATAATCCGCTAGAAATTGCTAAAAGATCCTTTTCAACTTGTGGGCAGATTTTTCGCTTCGCTGTAGCTCATGGCATTTGTGAGCGCAACCCAGCTGCAGATGTAAGAATTTCTGATGTAGTAAAAAGCAAGCCTGTGGTTCATCGAAAGAGAATTGATACTAAAGATTTGCCTAAATTGCTTCGCAATATTGATGCATATGACTCAGAGTTTGGCGGCGATGAATTGACAAAATTAGCCATGCAATTAATGACCCTCACCTTTTTACGAACGAGCGAATTAATTCAGGCAAAGTGGGATGAAATTGATTTGAAGAATAAGGAATGGCGCATTCCCGCTAAGCGAATGAAGATGAGGGATCCTCACATAGTTCACTTAACTCCTCAGGCTATATCTGTATTCAATCGATTGAGAGAAATTTCAGGGGGTAGGGAGTTAATTTTCCCATCAGAAAAGCCATTAAAAAGCATGAGTAACAACACTATTCTTTTTGCGCTTTATCGGATGGGCTATAGAGGGCGCATGACAGGGCATGGCTTCCGGGGTGTCGCATCCACCATCTTGCATGAGCTGGGCTATCCCCATGAGCATATTGAGCTTCAGTTGGCTCACTCCGAAAGAAATAGTGTGAGTGCTGCATATAACTTTGCAACCTATCTACCCGCTCGAGCAAGGATGATGCAAGAATGGGCGGATTACTTAGATGCAATAAAAGCGTATGTTGCAAATACAAAATCGTAA
- a CDS encoding TadE/TadG family type IV pilus assembly protein: MRQKQSRLELDGESGAVLPFFAIMLVVLLGFAAFAIDFGFAYMRQAQLQNVADAEALACARDYANCQSGGDQYPLTNAYGFTIATTKGVACPNPSTQQNCVQATASTNWNTFFLPLFGINTLNLSKTAIAGKKLLSDAVVIRSTVDLNGGTILGVSSGSVAIGGALRAVGGSLIKLATAGSTTTVYNNASVNCSNCQPPPQSTGLSLPTPPAYTPPTPPSVMTYASGCSLPSGTYNSSINLTGCGTQVNMSGIYYFNNGFTNNGITLAGTGVTIIVGVDKNFDLSGTVNLNSSNGASTCGTAGGGMLIYQPISLTGTTYTLGGAGSNTNISLTGRTQLPNTNFLIKGTSASFAISGALYANSLDLRGNLNASASPDPCQNLNIGSGNTILVK, encoded by the coding sequence ATGCGCCAAAAACAATCAAGACTTGAATTGGATGGTGAGAGCGGCGCCGTCCTTCCGTTCTTTGCCATTATGTTGGTCGTGCTGCTCGGATTCGCGGCTTTTGCGATTGATTTTGGATTTGCTTATATGCGCCAAGCCCAATTGCAGAATGTGGCTGATGCGGAGGCTTTGGCTTGTGCGAGAGATTATGCAAACTGCCAAAGTGGTGGTGACCAATACCCATTAACAAATGCTTATGGCTTTACGATTGCTACAACCAAGGGAGTAGCCTGCCCAAATCCATCAACTCAACAGAATTGTGTTCAGGCAACCGCTTCGACAAATTGGAATACTTTCTTTTTACCTCTTTTTGGCATCAATACACTTAACTTAAGTAAAACAGCTATTGCTGGCAAAAAGCTTCTTTCTGATGCCGTGGTTATTAGAAGTACCGTTGATTTAAACGGTGGAACCATATTGGGAGTATCTTCAGGTTCCGTTGCTATTGGCGGCGCTCTTCGTGCTGTTGGAGGTTCGCTTATTAAGCTAGCCACAGCTGGCTCAACAACTACGGTTTACAACAATGCGTCGGTCAACTGCTCAAATTGCCAGCCTCCGCCACAATCAACTGGATTGTCATTGCCTACCCCGCCAGCGTATACGCCTCCCACACCTCCATCGGTCATGACTTACGCATCAGGATGTTCATTGCCATCAGGCACATACAACTCGTCAATAAATCTTACTGGTTGCGGAACTCAGGTCAATATGAGTGGTATTTACTACTTCAATAATGGATTTACAAATAACGGCATTACTTTGGCTGGCACGGGGGTAACAATTATTGTTGGGGTCGACAAAAATTTTGATTTGAGTGGGACAGTCAACCTCAATAGCAGTAATGGTGCGTCAACCTGCGGCACGGCGGGCGGGGGAATGCTGATATACCAACCTATAAGTCTGACGGGTACAACCTACACTCTTGGCGGGGCTGGTTCCAATACAAACATTTCATTGACTGGTAGAACGCAACTACCCAATACTAATTTTTTAATTAAGGGGACATCAGCATCATTTGCCATCAGCGGGGCTTTGTATGCTAACTCTCTTGACTTGAGGGGAAATTTAAATGCTTCCGCTTCTCCTGACCCTTGTCAAAACTTGAATATCGGTTCCGGTAATACTATTTTGGTTAAGTAG
- the rlmH gene encoding 23S rRNA (pseudouridine(1915)-N(3))-methyltransferase RlmH: MRLTIVSVGHKMPDWVATATQDYVKRMPADCSIDIKEIKPDLTPAKEAIKIAAAIPKGSRVIALDERGKDQTTQNLATQLANWRQEGFDITFLIGGADGLDASLKENAQAMWRLSSLTLPHAMARVLLVEQLYRAWTILQGHPYHRE, encoded by the coding sequence ATGCGTTTAACCATCGTTTCCGTTGGCCACAAAATGCCAGACTGGGTTGCTACCGCGACCCAGGATTACGTTAAGCGCATGCCGGCAGATTGCAGCATTGATATCAAAGAGATCAAACCCGATCTCACACCAGCCAAAGAAGCCATCAAAATCGCTGCCGCTATCCCCAAGGGCTCACGAGTAATCGCTCTCGATGAACGCGGCAAAGATCAAACAACACAGAATCTAGCTACTCAACTAGCGAACTGGCGCCAAGAAGGATTTGATATCACCTTCCTCATTGGCGGGGCTGATGGACTTGACGCCAGCCTCAAAGAGAATGCCCAAGCTATGTGGCGTTTATCGAGCCTGACATTACCCCACGCCATGGCAAGAGTTTTGTTGGTGGAGCAGCTCTATCGGGCCTGGACTATTTTGCAAGGCCACCCGTATCATCGTGAGTAG
- a CDS encoding plasmid recombination protein, translated as MNGASSYISGNSTPFLRTAKLKGARKIEVASRHNLREIQAELGAYSHIDPHRSEANIILRGERTAQKVTQRANQLMLDAGVSKLRKDAVRAIEIVFSLSPNVEIDVNGFFAKATSWAEAYFQVPILSSVIHHDEQAPHCHVLMLPLVGNRLVGSDLIGNRQSLERMQSDFYANVAHGFGLQRPARSKEYSKAKRQEMAVQVLTVIKDDPTKLKNASIFAALMEAIAIQAPVKLLELLNIPIKLDSMRKIKSSTSIFIKKMKSEKPIGFESSEGKSKHQTLCSVGFTKSDPEISASNSTNQTELIRERDDAIPSEFWDSDGGKFAL; from the coding sequence ATGAATGGTGCATCCAGCTACATTTCGGGCAACTCCACGCCATTCCTGCGCACAGCTAAATTAAAGGGTGCCAGGAAAATTGAAGTTGCATCTCGCCATAATTTGAGGGAAATTCAAGCCGAGTTGGGCGCGTATAGTCACATTGATCCGCATAGAAGTGAAGCAAATATCATCCTAAGAGGCGAGAGAACGGCTCAAAAAGTGACTCAGAGGGCGAATCAGTTGATGCTTGATGCCGGGGTATCAAAATTAAGAAAAGATGCCGTACGAGCCATTGAAATCGTTTTTAGCCTATCTCCAAATGTTGAGATTGATGTGAACGGGTTTTTTGCAAAGGCAACATCATGGGCTGAGGCTTATTTTCAGGTGCCGATTCTTAGTTCAGTCATTCACCACGATGAGCAAGCACCGCATTGCCATGTTTTGATGTTGCCTTTGGTTGGGAATCGCTTAGTAGGTAGTGATTTGATTGGGAATCGCCAAAGTTTAGAAAGAATGCAATCAGACTTTTATGCCAATGTTGCTCATGGCTTCGGCTTACAAAGACCTGCTAGGAGCAAGGAGTATTCCAAAGCAAAAAGACAAGAGATGGCAGTTCAAGTGCTGACCGTGATTAAAGACGACCCCACAAAGCTGAAGAATGCATCCATCTTTGCGGCATTGATGGAGGCAATTGCCATTCAAGCCCCGGTCAAGTTGTTAGAGCTTTTGAATATCCCCATCAAACTCGACTCAATGAGAAAAATTAAATCATCGACATCTATTTTTATTAAGAAGATGAAGAGCGAGAAGCCTATAGGGTTTGAGTCATCCGAGGGCAAAAGTAAACATCAAACCCTATGCTCTGTAGGGTTCACTAAATCTGATCCGGAAATTAGTGCGTCAAACAGTACCAATCAGACCGAATTAATTCGTGAGAGAGATGACGCCATTCCATCGGAGTTTTGGGATTCTGATGGGGGTAAATTTGCGCTATGA
- a CDS encoding YebC/PmpR family DNA-binding transcriptional regulator, which translates to MAGHSKWANIQHRKGRQDEKRGKIWTKLIKEITVAAKLGGGDIATNPRLRLAIDKAKDANMPNDNVQRAIQRGTGSLEGVNYEEIRYEGYGMNGAAIIVDCLTDNRTRTVAEVRHAFAKNGGNMGAEGSVAFMFKHCGQMLFAPGTNEDQLMEVALDAGAEDVITHDDGSLEVLTPVPDFPKVQDALEKAGLKAELATVTMRPENETALEGDQAESMQKLLDALENLDDVQEVFTNASL; encoded by the coding sequence ATGGCCGGCCATTCGAAATGGGCCAATATTCAGCACCGCAAAGGTCGTCAAGACGAAAAACGCGGGAAGATTTGGACCAAACTTATTAAAGAAATCACCGTTGCAGCCAAATTAGGTGGTGGCGACATTGCCACTAACCCACGTTTGCGCCTGGCCATCGATAAAGCCAAAGACGCCAATATGCCTAACGACAACGTTCAGAGGGCGATACAACGTGGAACTGGATCTCTAGAAGGCGTGAACTATGAAGAGATTCGTTACGAGGGCTATGGCATGAATGGTGCCGCCATCATTGTGGATTGCTTAACCGATAACCGCACCCGCACCGTCGCTGAAGTACGTCATGCATTCGCCAAGAATGGTGGAAATATGGGGGCAGAAGGTTCAGTGGCATTCATGTTCAAGCATTGTGGTCAGATGTTATTTGCGCCTGGCACCAATGAGGATCAACTGATGGAAGTAGCTTTAGATGCTGGCGCAGAGGATGTCATCACGCATGATGATGGCTCACTAGAAGTGCTTACCCCAGTGCCAGACTTTCCCAAAGTCCAAGACGCCTTGGAAAAAGCGGGGTTGAAAGCGGAACTAGCGACAGTTACTATGCGCCCAGAAAATGAGACCGCACTTGAAGGCGATCAGGCTGAAAGCATGCAGAAGTTATTAGATGCTTTGGAAAACTTAGATGACGTTCAAGAAGTATTTACCAACGCATCTCTGTAA
- the rng gene encoding ribonuclease G: MNEEILINITPQETRVALIQQGAVQELQIERTRQRGIVGNIYLAKVVRVLPGMQSAFIEIGLERTAFMHVADITQNNPQAQIEKLLFEGQNVLVQVLKDPLGTKGARLTTQLSIAGRNLVYLPPAGTDAATEKYIGVSQRIDQPEEREAIKARLAGLMAADEKGGIIVRTSAQDATDTELQHDMHYLRTTWEKIREAVNHQSAPSLLYQDLSLAERVLRDVAGEETTQIRVDSAENFEKLKGFANLYMPNLLEKLTLHRGERALFDLFDVDAEINKALGRRVDLKSGGYLMIDQTESMTTIDVNTGSYVGARNLDDTVFKTNLEAAQSIARQLRLRNLGGIIIIDFIDMLSKDHQESVLHELKRNLERDHARTSVSDFSSLGLVEMTRKRTRESLAHITCEPCPTCQGKGEVKTAQTICYEILREIVREHRQFNPREFRIVAAPDVIDLFLEEENQFLAQLGDFISKPIKLQAEGSFRQEQYDIVLS, from the coding sequence ATGAATGAAGAAATTCTGATCAACATCACCCCACAAGAAACGCGGGTGGCCTTAATTCAGCAAGGCGCAGTTCAAGAACTTCAAATCGAGCGAACCCGTCAACGCGGCATTGTTGGCAACATCTACTTAGCAAAAGTAGTGCGAGTGCTACCCGGCATGCAATCCGCCTTCATTGAGATTGGCTTAGAGCGGACGGCATTTATGCACGTTGCGGACATTACCCAAAACAATCCTCAAGCTCAGATCGAAAAACTACTCTTTGAAGGACAAAATGTTTTAGTACAGGTACTAAAGGATCCGCTTGGAACAAAGGGTGCCCGCCTAACAACCCAGCTGAGCATTGCGGGGCGCAATTTGGTGTATTTGCCGCCAGCAGGAACCGATGCGGCAACTGAAAAATACATTGGCGTCTCCCAAAGAATCGATCAGCCTGAAGAGCGAGAGGCCATTAAGGCCCGTCTCGCAGGCTTGATGGCTGCCGACGAAAAAGGTGGAATTATCGTTCGCACCAGCGCGCAAGATGCTACCGATACCGAACTGCAACACGATATGCATTATCTGCGCACTACTTGGGAAAAAATTCGTGAGGCAGTCAATCATCAGTCTGCGCCTAGCTTGCTCTATCAAGATCTCAGCCTAGCTGAGCGAGTATTGCGAGATGTAGCGGGCGAAGAGACCACTCAAATACGCGTGGACTCTGCAGAGAACTTTGAAAAGCTCAAAGGCTTTGCCAATTTATATATGCCTAATCTGCTGGAAAAGCTAACACTTCATCGCGGAGAGCGCGCTTTATTTGATTTGTTTGATGTTGATGCAGAGATTAATAAAGCCCTTGGCCGAAGGGTGGACCTCAAATCCGGCGGCTATCTGATGATTGATCAAACAGAGTCTATGACTACGATTGACGTCAATACAGGCAGTTATGTAGGCGCGCGCAACTTAGACGACACAGTATTTAAGACCAATCTTGAGGCAGCGCAATCGATTGCTCGGCAATTACGTCTACGCAATCTTGGCGGCATCATCATCATCGATTTCATTGATATGTTGAGTAAAGACCATCAAGAATCCGTATTACATGAGTTAAAGCGTAATTTAGAGCGTGATCATGCGCGCACCTCAGTGAGTGACTTTTCTTCTCTAGGCTTAGTAGAGATGACTCGAAAACGCACGCGTGAATCCCTGGCCCACATCACCTGCGAACCTTGTCCTACCTGTCAAGGCAAAGGAGAAGTTAAAACCGCTCAAACGATTTGTTATGAAATTTTGCGAGAAATTGTGCGTGAGCATCGCCAGTTCAACCCTCGGGAATTCCGCATCGTAGCGGCGCCGGATGTCATTGACCTCTTTCTGGAAGAAGAAAATCAATTCTTGGCCCAGCTTGGGGACTTTATTAGCAAGCCCATCAAACTCCAAGCGGAAGGCAGCTTCCGCCAGGAGCAATACGATATCGTCTTAAGTTAA